In Mycolicibacterium gadium, the genomic window CCCCGTGTTCTGACAGCGTTGCCCGGTCGCCCCGCAACAGCGGCGGCAGATCACCCGCGTCGGTCAGCCAAGTGCGGGCTGACGCGGTGGACGGGAACACCCGGCCGCTGAGGTGTGGCACCGCCACGACCTGCCATTCCAGCCCCTTGGCGGCGTGCACGGTCAGTATTTGAACCCTGTCGTCGGCGACGGAGACTTCCGCCGGCGCCAAGCCGTTCTCGACCTGCTCGGCCGCATCGAGGTAGGCCAGCAAGCCGGGCACCGTCGCACCGGGACGGCTGGCGAAGTCGGCCACCACGTCGGCGAACGCGTCGAGGTGTTCGGTGCCCGCCCAGCCCGCCGACACCCGCCGCGCCGCCCTGACCTCGGTGTCGATCCCGAGCACCCGTCGCACCTCGGCGACCAGCTCAGGCAGCGGGTGTGTGAGATGTCCACGCAGCGCGGTCAGTTCGCGACTCAATTCCACGATGCGGGCGTATCCCGCCGGGGAGTATGCCGCAGCTGATCCGGGATCGCCGACGGCGTCGGTCAGGCAGGCGATGTCGGCGTCGGGTGCGGCTTGCGCGACTACGCGATCCGCCACCGCACCATTCTCGGGCTTGCCGACGTCGTCGAGTTCGACAGCACGCCGCCACAGCGCGGTGATATCGCGGCCACCCAACCGCCAGCGCGGCCCGGTGAGCACGCGCATCGCGGCAGTACCGGCGGTGGGATCGGCCACCATTTGCAGCATCGCCACCACATCGGCGACCTCGGGCACCCCGAGCAGCCCGGCGAGGCCCACGACTTCTACCGGTACGCCGCGAGCGGTGAGCGCATCAGCGATGGGTGCGGCATCGGCGTTGCGCCGCACCAACACCGCGGCCGTCGGCGCCGCGACACCACTACCTCGCGCCTGGTGATAGATCCGCGCCAAATGATCTGCGACCCAATCGCGTTCGGTAACGACGTCGTTCAGCAGGGCGCATCGGACGGTGCCCTCGGCCGCATCCGGCTTGGGCCGAAGCTCGCGAACCGCAACCGAGCGGCGCCGCGCCTCTGCCGACACCGCATTCGCCAGATGCAAAGTGCCCGGTGGATTGCGCCAACTGGTGCGAAGCTCCAGCGTCGGCGCGGGTCTGCCATCGGAATACGGGAAGTCGGTGGTGAAGCGCGGCAGGTTGGTGGCCGATGCGCCGCGCCAACCGTAGATCGACTGGATTGGATCGCCGACGGCGGTCAGGGCAAGCTCGTCGTCCACGCCACCGCCGAACAACGCCGACAGCGCGACCCGCTGGGCGTGACCGGTGTCCTGGTATTCGTCAAGCAGCACAACCCGATACCGATTTCTCAGCTGCTCGCCGACCTGGGGGAACGCCGATGCCAACCGCGCCGCCGACGCCATCTGCATGCCGAAGTCCATCACCTTCAGCTCGCGCATCCGCCGGTGCAGCGCATCGATCAGCCCGATGAAGTGCGTGCGTTCTGTCTGGGTGGCCAGCAAGCGCAGCAGCCATTGGCTTGGTCCGCGGTCTCGCTGATACGGGCCTGCGGGCAGGGTGTGCACGAGCCGTTCGAGTTCGACGTGGGTGTCGTGCAACTGCTCGGTGTCGACGAGGTGCTCGGCCAATTGCCCGGCGAGTCGGAGCACCATCGCGGTTACGGCGGCCGGCGTCTTGTCGGTGTCGAGGTGCTGCGGATGTTCACACACGACCCGGAAAGCCAATTGCCACATCTCGGTTTCGCTCAGCAAGCGGGCGTCCGGTTCGATGGGAAGCAGCAGACCGTGCTCGCGCAGCAGATTTCCCGCGAACGCGTGGTAGGTGCTGACGGTCGCCGGGTCGTCGGTGCTGTCGGACAGTCCGGGGCCAACGGGAACGAGACCCGCGCCCGCGAGCCTGGCCAGCCTGGTGCGGACACGACGCAGCAGCTGTCCCGACGCCTTGCGGGTGAACGTCAGACCTAGCACCTCACCTGGGCTGGCGTAGCCGTTGGCGACCAGCCAGACCACCCGGGCCGCCATCGTCTCCGTCTTGCCCGCACCAGCGCCGGCGATGACAACCAGCGGGCCCGGCGGTGCGGCGATCACGGCTGCCTGCTCGTCGGTCGGGGCGAAGAGCCCAAGCGCTGACGCGAGTTGGGCTGGGCTGTAGCGGGCGTTCACTGCTGACCCCCGATGAGTGTCTGGGCCGGGCACATTTTCTGCACCGGGCAGTGTGCGCAGCCGTCGTTGATCCGCGCGATGTACTGCGGGCCCTGCGTGGCGGCCGCCGCGCCCTGGAGCTTCGCCCGCCATGCCGCGTGCGATTCGGCCGTCAGCGCGTCCTGCTCACGCTCGGCCGCCTTGCCGCCGCTGGTCTTGCCGAGGTATACCAGCTTGCCGCCGCCCGGCTCCGCCCCCTGCGGCAGCAGCCCTTCGGCGATGGCCAGCTGATACATCGCGAGCTGGGCATGCCGCTGAGCGTCGTCCTTGGTGACCGGACTCTTGCCGGTCTTGACGTCGACGACCACCAGGCGGCCCTCGCTGTCGCGCTCCAGCCGGTCCAGCCGACCGCGGACCCGTACTCCGGGACCCTCACCGGTCGGTTCGACGATCTCGCCCGCGACGTCGATCTCGGTGCCGACCTCGGTCAGGTGGTGGCGACTCTGCGCTCGCCACTGCATGAACGTCGACAACATCGTCCGATGACGTTCCAGCTCATTGTCCGAGTGCCACTGCGCATCGAACGGCAGTTTTTCCCAGACCTTTTCCAGTTCGTTGAGCATCTGATTCTCGGTCTTGCCCGGATCGGCGACCAAGACGTGCAGCAGCGAGCCGATCGCGGACCGCACATCGCGTGTGTCGTTGCCGCCGTGGCGTTCGAGAAGCCAGCGCAGCGGGCAGTCCGTGAGCATCTGCAGCG contains:
- a CDS encoding ATP-dependent helicase; this encodes MNARYSPAQLASALGLFAPTDEQAAVIAAPPGPLVVIAGAGAGKTETMAARVVWLVANGYASPGEVLGLTFTRKASGQLLRRVRTRLARLAGAGLVPVGPGLSDSTDDPATVSTYHAFAGNLLREHGLLLPIEPDARLLSETEMWQLAFRVVCEHPQHLDTDKTPAAVTAMVLRLAGQLAEHLVDTEQLHDTHVELERLVHTLPAGPYQRDRGPSQWLLRLLATQTERTHFIGLIDALHRRMRELKVMDFGMQMASAARLASAFPQVGEQLRNRYRVVLLDEYQDTGHAQRVALSALFGGGVDDELALTAVGDPIQSIYGWRGASATNLPRFTTDFPYSDGRPAPTLELRTSWRNPPGTLHLANAVSAEARRRSVAVRELRPKPDAAEGTVRCALLNDVVTERDWVADHLARIYHQARGSGVAAPTAAVLVRRNADAAPIADALTARGVPVEVVGLAGLLGVPEVADVVAMLQMVADPTAGTAAMRVLTGPRWRLGGRDITALWRRAVELDDVGKPENGAVADRVVAQAAPDADIACLTDAVGDPGSAAAYSPAGYARIVELSRELTALRGHLTHPLPELVAEVRRVLGIDTEVRAARRVSAGWAGTEHLDAFADVVADFASRPGATVPGLLAYLDAAEQVENGLAPAEVSVADDRVQILTVHAAKGLEWQVVAVPHLSGRVFPSTASARTWLTDAGDLPPLLRGDRATLSEHGVPVLDTSAVSDRKRLSDTISDHKDSLAQRRIDEERRLLYVAITRAEDTLLLSGHHWGATETKPRGPSAFLEELKEIIEQADAAGHPCGVVEEWTPAPADGEPNPLRDKVVEAVWPADPVGSRRADVRTGAELVVRAMSGEPGGELAVETEGWVSDVDALLAERDRAHERAVPPLPKQLSVSALVELGRDPDAAAQRLRRRLPSRPDPHALLGSAFHDWVQRFYHADRLFDLDDLPGAMDHATTVADELVELQAAFAVSPWAARTPIDVEVPFDMVLGGRVVRGRIDAVFGDDDGGATVVDWKTGDPPDTPEAKQQAAVQLAVYRLAWAALQGCPAQSVRASFHYVRSGLTVTPDDLPGTAGLLALLGWATAA